The genomic DNA CCAGGTCGAGGCCGGGCACGTGGGCGAGCAGCGCCGATCCCGGGGAGAAGCCGTCGGCCGCGTTCCACTGGGCGGGGTCGATCGGGGTGCCCGCCGCGTTGCGGGGCATGGCCTCGGCGGAGAGGGTGACCCGCAGCCCGGTGCGGGTGCGGGCACCCTTGGTGAACCAGTCGTTGGGGAAGGGCAGCAGGCACTCGGGGCCGGCGATCGGATCGCAGCCGGCGGGGGACGTCGGGGCCGGGGCCGTCGGTGTCAGGGACGTCGGGGCCGGGGCCGGGGCCGGGGACGTCGGTGTCAGGGTCGGGGCCGGTGTCGGGGCCGTCGGTGTCGGGACCGGGGACGCGGCTCCCGCTGGAGGCGCGTCGCCGGTGGCGGGACCGGCCCACGCGGGTAAGGCCGTCACCGAGGTCATGGCCAGCACGGAAACCACCAGCACCACGCGCAGCCGCATGCGCCCCTCCTCGGACCTGAGATGGATCTAGGCGCAGCAGATCCCAGGACGGCACACCCGTCAATGGCTGCACGGCAACCAGCGCTAAAACGTCACGCTTCCCAGATGGCCGACATCGTTGAAAATCTCCGGACGAGTGCCCCTCCAGGCAGAGACCGAGGCGTTGCGGACCGGCAGGAACGCGTCCAGGGAGTCCAGCGGAACCCCCTCGATCACGTGTTTGACCATCAGCACCACCGCGTCGTGCGCGACGATCAGCACCCGCCGGCCGGCGCACTCGGCGTGCAGGTTCGCGAGGACCTCCCGCACCCGGCCGGCGACGTCGGGGATGCTCTCCCCCTCCGGCGCCCGGTAGCTGTACCGCCGGGAGACCAGCGCCTCGGCCTCTTCGGGAAACCGCTCCCTGATCGCCGTCAGGTTCATCCCCGACAGGGTGCCCATCTCCCGGTCCCGCAGCCGCGCCTCCAGCCGGAACTCCGGAGCCACGTCCAACTCGGCCGCGATGAGCTCCCAGGTCTGCACGGCCCGCCGGTACGGAGAGCACCGCACCACCTCGGGCGCCCCCTCGGCGGACAGGCGTCTCCCCAGTTCGGTGGCCTGCCGCCGGCCGAGCGGGCTGAGCGGCGTGCCGTGATCGGGCTCCCCCGGATCGACGGCCGCCCCGGTGGCCGCCGCCTCGTCGAAGGCGGCGTTGGACGCGCTCTGGCCGTGCCGTACCGCGATGATCACAGAAGGCATGGCTCCAGCCGAACCGTCCCGGTGCCCCGCAAACAAGGCCTCACTCCGCAAAGTCCACCTCCGCGTGCGGCAGGCCGCCGGACAGCGTGGGGAAGCCCGGCCCCCGGTCGAAGAACGGCGCGTCGGCGGGCAGCAGGGCTCGGAGTTCGGCGCGGCGCAGGGCGGTGGCCTCGTCGTCGACGTGCGGCTCGTCGCCGGAGCCGTACAGGACGACCCCGTAGTCGTCGCGGGCGCCCTCGGCCGAGACCTTGCCGTCCCGGACGTCGGCGGCCACCAGCGC from Streptosporangium sp. NBC_01756 includes the following:
- a CDS encoding histidine phosphatase family protein, giving the protein MPSVIIAVRHGQSASNAAFDEAAATGAAVDPGEPDHGTPLSPLGRRQATELGRRLSAEGAPEVVRCSPYRRAVQTWELIAAELDVAPEFRLEARLRDREMGTLSGMNLTAIRERFPEEAEALVSRRYSYRAPEGESIPDVAGRVREVLANLHAECAGRRVLIVAHDAVVLMVKHVIEGVPLDSLDAFLPVRNASVSAWRGTRPEIFNDVGHLGSVTF